In one Myxocyprinus asiaticus isolate MX2 ecotype Aquarium Trade chromosome 1, UBuf_Myxa_2, whole genome shotgun sequence genomic region, the following are encoded:
- the LOC127439799 gene encoding uncharacterized protein LOC127439799, which produces MPFSTKKARGTGGKQDKPVTPPTLTTFWAFFVCLEIKWITSFLTDRQQLVRQGKLTSSTCTISTGALQGCVLSPLLFSLYTNDYITKDPSVKLLKFADDTTVKMMMRREVERLAHWCSQNNLELNTLKMVEIIVDIRRNTPTLTPLTILNSTVATVESFGFLGTTISQDLKWETHIDSIVKKAQQRLYFLHQLRKFNLLYSVVMVTLSVIITQPQMLEKSVC; this is translated from the exons CAAGAGGAACAGGGGGAAAACAGGACAAACCCGTCACACCACCCACCCTCACGACGTTTTGGGCATTCTTCGTCTGCCTTGAAATCAAA tggattaccagctttctgacggacaggcagcagcttgtgagacaggggaaactcacttccagcacctgtacaatcagcactggtgccctccagggatgtgtgctctccccactactcttctccctctacaccaatgactacatcaccaaggacccctctgtcaagctcctgaagtttgcagacgacaccactgtcaagatgatgatgagaagggaggttgaaaggctggctcactggtgtagtcaaaacaacctggagctcaacacactcaaaatggtggagatcattgtggacattaggaggaacaccccaacactgacccccctcaccattctaaacagcactgtggcaacagtggagtcattcgggttcctgggcactaccatctcacaggacctgaagtgggagacccacattgactccattgtgaaaaaggcccagcagaggttgtacttccttcaccagctgaggaaattcaacctgctcTATAGTGTTGTAATGGTCACACTATCTGTCATAATCACACAACCTCAGATGCTGGAAAAGAGTGTCTGCTAA